One window from the genome of Bacillus carboniphilus encodes:
- a CDS encoding RraA family protein has product MKILDRVNNNQLTPVLKERFEKVEPATIGHHLHYGFMDPRVQSQLVNVKIVGTAFTVRTSVNDSTMVHKAVSLAEPGDVLIIDRTGDQKHACVGEMVAYAAKARKLAGIIIDGPNTDIQAIREIGIPVFSTGLSPITTKLLGQSGEINTPVQCGGVTVHPGDLIVADDNGVLVLGQDLDYQAVLEKAEASENNEPRTKRLLDDGHTLSSLSKADSLIEQYFNTVK; this is encoded by the coding sequence ATGAAAATTTTAGACAGAGTTAATAACAATCAATTGACACCAGTATTAAAAGAACGCTTCGAGAAGGTTGAACCTGCAACGATTGGTCACCATCTTCATTACGGATTTATGGACCCTAGAGTTCAATCTCAGCTTGTTAACGTGAAAATTGTTGGAACCGCTTTCACTGTCCGCACTTCTGTTAACGACTCTACAATGGTACATAAAGCGGTAAGTTTAGCTGAACCGGGGGATGTACTAATTATTGACCGTACAGGAGATCAAAAGCATGCGTGTGTAGGGGAAATGGTCGCTTATGCAGCAAAAGCTCGTAAACTTGCTGGAATCATTATCGATGGTCCAAATACGGATATACAAGCAATTCGTGAAATTGGAATTCCTGTATTTTCAACAGGTTTATCACCAATCACAACGAAACTATTAGGCCAAAGTGGAGAAATCAACACACCAGTTCAATGTGGTGGTGTAACGGTTCATCCTGGGGATTTAATTGTAGCGGATGACAACGGCGTGCTTGTTTTAGGCCAAGATTTAGACTATCAAGCTGTGCTTGAAAAAGCAGAAGCTAGTGAAAATAACGAACCGCGTACTAAAAGATTACTAGATGATGGTCATACTTTAAGCAGTCTTTCGAAAGCGGATTCATTAATTGAGCAATACTTTAACACAGTAAAATAA